The proteins below come from a single Papaver somniferum cultivar HN1 chromosome 11, ASM357369v1, whole genome shotgun sequence genomic window:
- the LOC113322053 gene encoding testis-specific gene 10 protein-like: MESHHASLGRRTLEEIRQKRAAERLSKAPSVGSDLPTSVPYGGLVRSESEIRLSEVDIHGLVSQIKELERKNAALGEENKNLASKLRTKEEENDAMQRRLNDLEQSTVPSLRKALRDVAMEKDAAIVAREDLSTQLRLAKKRLKEAEEEQYRTEEQAEALRAELNSLQQQAMMNPTGIISPMGSSPDHIQALETDIANLKSELQQESLLRQQEQQRLAEVQAQSSILMAEKQVLDEKLEALTRNASEASDEAASKAFSLQEKEKLERQLHDMAVVVEKLENSRQKLLLEIDSQSLEIERLFEENSNLSTSYEDAMGVVGQWENKVNDCLKQNEDLRALLGQLRAEQANNLISNEASTASSYGPTKSSGEAQTAETLLLKAQLSNEQSRAEELSAEVMKLSAQLQQSVQAYNSLSRLYKPVLRNIESSLIKMKQDGSVSVQ; the protein is encoded by the exons ATGGAGTCTCATCATGCATCTCTAGGCCGAAGAACG TTGGAAGAAATTCGTCAAAAAAGAGCAGCAGAAAGATTAAGCAAAGCTCCTTCTGTTGGATCAGATCTACCCACCTCCGTTCCTTATG GTGGGTTGGTGAGATCAGAAAGTGAAATTCGATTGTCTGAG GTTGATATTCATGGTCTAGTATCACAAATTAAAGAACTTGAGAGGAAGAATGCTGCCTTGGGTGAAGAAAATAAGAACTTAGCTTCAAAG CTTCGCACAAAGGAAGAGGAGAATGACGCAATGCAGAGGCGTTTAAATGATTTG GAACAGAGCACCGTGCCATCACTAAGGAAAGCCCTCAGGGATGTTGCAATGGAAAAAGATGCTGCAATTGTTGCAAGG GAGGATCTCTCAACCCAGTTACGGTTGGCCAAGAAACGTCTAAAAGAGGCAGAAGAGGAACAATACAGA ACTGAGGAACAGGCAGAGGCGCTGAGAGCAGAATTAAATTCTCTACAGCAGCAGGCCATGATGAATCCAACTGGTATCATCTCTCCTATGGGTAGCTCACCAGATCATATACAAGCGCTGGAAACAGATATAGCTAATTTGAAATCCGAGTTGCAG CAAGAGTCACTACTGAGGCAACAGGAACAGCAAAGGCTAGCAGAGGTTCAAGCGCAGAGCTCTATACTTATGGCTGAAAAGCAAGTGTTGGATGAGAAACTAGAAGCTTTAACCAGAAATGCCTCAG AAGCCTCAGATGAAGCTGCTAGCAAGGCCTTCTCGCTG CAAGAAAAGGAGAAACTCGAAAGACAACTGCATGATATGGCAGTGGTGGTTGAGAAACTTGAAAATAGCCGTCAAAAGCTTTTATTGGAG ATTGACTCACAATCTTTGGAGATAGAGAGGCTTTTTGAGGAAAATTCTAATCTTTCAACCTCCTACGAAGACGCAATGGGAGTTGTGGGGCAGTGGGAAAACAAG GTGAATGACTGCCTCAAACAGAATGAGGATCTTCGTGCACTGCTCGGACAGTTGAGAGCAGAACAGGCCAATAATCTGATTTCAAATGAAGCCTCAACAGCATCTAGTTATGGCCCTACAAAATCTAGTGGCGAGGCACAGACAGCTGAAACTTTGTTGCTCAAG GCCCAACTTTCAAATGAACAGAGCAGAGCAGAGGAACTATCTGCAGAAGTCATGAAGCTTTCAGCTCAGCTTCAACAATCAGTTCAAGCATACAACAGTCTTTCTCGCCT CTACAAGCCTGTACTTCGTAACATCGAGAGCAGTCTCATCAAGATGAAGCAAGACGGTTCTGTATCAGTCCAGTAA
- the LOC113323518 gene encoding protein MIZU-KUSSEI 1-like has product MTKSDNLCQYLCSCFSPSPTSSSSSNRRMSNNHKTHTVKKRLSTSLRDDIPDDHHHQEKTKNQEDIEEGEEEETRTSSTDESVNNYHHHQVNNPPRSSKSMVIGTFFGHRRGHVCFCIQYDRLNSKPSLLLQFSLPTYPLIKEMKCGLVRIALESCNNHRNASDNNNNNNSKDDVRRNSTSSVLPLLSIPIWTMCINGRKVGFASRRRTTDKDRLVLKTMKSMTVGAGVIPSGSLVSSTTATAKCDHHQNQEGGGEDGDVIYMRANYERVIGNIDSESFHLINPDGFSGQELSIFLLRSR; this is encoded by the coding sequence ATGACAAAATCCGACAATCTCTGTCAATATCTCTGTTCTTGCTTTAGTCCTTctcctacttcttcttcttcttctaacagGAGAATGAGCAACAACCACAAAACCCACACTGTTAAGAAACGTTTAAGTACTTCACTGAGAGATGATATACCAGATGATCATCACCATcaagaaaaaacgaaaaatcaagaagatattgaagaaggagaagaagaagaaacaagaacatcatcaacagatgaaAGCGTAAACaactatcatcatcatcaagtgaATAATCCACCAAGATCATCAAAATCAATGGTAATAGGTACATTCTTTGGTCACAGGAGAGGTCATGTTTGTTTCTGTATTCAATATGATCGTTTAAATTCAAAACCCTCATTACTTCTTCAATTCTCATTACCTACTTATCCTCTTATTAAAGAAATGAAATGTGGACTCGTTCGAATCGCTCTTGAATCGTGTAATAATCATCGTAATGCTAgcgataataataataacaacaacagCAAAGATGATGTTCGAAGGAATTCGACTAGTAGTGTACTGCCATTACTATCGATACCAATATGGACAATGTGTATTAATGGACGTAAAGTTGGATTTgcatcaagaagaagaacaactgaTAAAGACCGTTTGGTTCTGAAAACTATGAAATCAATGACCGTGGGTGCTGGTGTTATTCCATCTGGATCGTTGGTTtcatcaacaacagcaacagcaaaatgcgatcatcatcaaaatcaagaagGTGGTGGTGAGGATGGTGATGTTATTTACATGAGGGCTAACTATGAACGAGTTATTGGAAATATTGACTCGGAATCGTTTCATCTTATTAACCCAGACGGTTTCAGTGGTCAAGAGCTCAGTATATTCTTGTTAAGGTCAAGATGA